One genomic window of Rhizomicrobium sp. includes the following:
- the nth gene encoding endonuclease III, whose amino-acid sequence MARAFTPAEVEEFFARLKKTIPEPKTELKSVNPYTLLVAVVLSAQATDKGVNKATEPLFKIADTPEKMVALGEARLTDYIKTIGLYRGKAKNVIALSKLLIERHGGQVPHTREELEALPGAGRKTANVVLNVAFGQKTIAVDTHIFRVCNRTNLAPGKNVLEVELKLEKKVPDKYKLHAHHWLILHGRYTCIARKPLCPTCVVRDLCRYKDKTKEDEVVRKPAAARRGRATR is encoded by the coding sequence ATGGCACGCGCGTTCACGCCCGCCGAAGTCGAGGAGTTCTTCGCGCGGCTGAAGAAAACCATCCCCGAGCCCAAGACCGAACTGAAATCGGTGAACCCCTATACGCTGCTGGTGGCGGTGGTGCTGTCGGCCCAGGCGACCGACAAGGGCGTCAACAAGGCGACCGAGCCGCTGTTCAAGATCGCCGATACCCCCGAGAAGATGGTGGCGCTGGGCGAAGCGCGGCTGACGGACTACATCAAGACCATCGGGCTCTATCGCGGCAAGGCGAAGAACGTCATCGCCCTGTCGAAGCTCCTGATCGAGCGCCATGGCGGACAGGTGCCGCATACCCGCGAAGAACTCGAAGCCTTACCCGGCGCCGGCCGCAAGACCGCCAATGTCGTGCTCAACGTCGCCTTCGGCCAGAAGACCATCGCGGTCGACACGCATATCTTCCGCGTCTGCAACCGCACCAACCTGGCGCCCGGCAAGAACGTGCTCGAGGTCGAGCTGAAGCTCGAAAAGAAGGTGCCCGACAAATACAAGCTGCACGCCCATCACTGGCTGATCCTGCACGGGCGCTATACCTGCATTGCGAGGAAGCCGCTGTGCCCGACCTGCGTGGTGCGCGATCTGTGCCGCTACAAGGACAAGACGAAAGAGGATGAGGTCGTCAGGAAACCGGCTGCGGCGCGACGCGGGCGCGCAACCCGCTGA